One window of the Canis aureus isolate CA01 chromosome 1, VMU_Caureus_v.1.0, whole genome shotgun sequence genome contains the following:
- the AKAP12 gene encoding A-kinase anchor protein 12 isoform X1, whose product MPWWSNLCFGQRESEDVSERDSEKDMAAGSVVVQDITKDGQEEMPETIEQIPSSESNLEELIQPTEAQANDVGFKKVFKFVGFKFTVKKDKTEKSDTVQLLTVKKDEGEGVGGADGAGDHQEPSQETGEATAKESELKQSTEKPEETLKSEQSSTQISLQAESGQAAEEGKDEGEEKQKEPTKSPDSPTSPVASETASPFKKFFTQGWAGWRKKTSFRKPKEDELEASEKKKEQEPEKVDTEGQEKTEDSPEKLAAPEQAHPPEPTDSANAARLSAEYEKVELPSEDQVQGPPEEKPAPLATEVFDDKVEIVAEVHVSMTEKTEEQRAEVEEVVEPLPSEKVAETPAEELVKTKDVCAPGGDHTRPSDLSPDDKVTTAHPEGVVSEVDMLSSQERIKVQGSPLKKLFTSTGLKKLSGKKQKGKRGGGDEESGEHHQVAAESPDSTDEQKGESSASSPEEPEEITCLEKGIADAHQDGEAEEGAVSDGEKKREGVTPWASFKKMVTPKKRVRRLSESDKEDELDKVKSATLSSTESAASELQEEAKGNGEEQKPEEPKRKVDTSVSWEALICVGSSKKRARKASSSDDEGEPKAVGGDSQKPDDAGKDKETGPDAALAGSQEHDQGPGSSSPEQAGSPTEGEGVSTWESFKRLVTPRKKSKSKLEEKSEESVTGSGVEHSASDAEPGKEESWVSIKKFIPGRRKKRSDGKPEQTAVEDAGPAEVNEEDSDVPAVVPLSEYDAVEREKIEAQQAQKSEEQPEQKAAVSVSEELSTDLVRGVTVTVLDGARALTNVEERSPSWISASVTEPLDETEDEAKPLTEDVFEGEVLAEETSVTKPLPEGQDAIDDTVVSEAELTSEAVTAAEATGALCAEEAAEASGAEETADMVSAVSQLTDSPDTTEVATPVQEVEGGVPRLEDQERRTQEVLQAVAEKVREESPLPDTRGPEDTTRTTRGVEAEIPEKVEEAEEDSQRQDLKKETEVALEERAQETKPETLAQGEVIVQATPESLEKVPQVTDSVESSELRTTCQAETLVGATSESILEQAVAPDSAETLTDSETNGSTPVADFEALHVTQPEQIPGMHEGPEVASGAPPQVTEAEAVPAPEEGPPAPSSFPSEEEDKGHSKREEILERTDKEVSVEAVPTLSKTDVIEEEGQFADRESKDEALVDGPDVTAAPETTISQEETSDLALQDEATEDPEFQKKEDDTEVQSRTPSPSPVGRELVVQVEKEEIEAKPTQATEEELEQKPTVTVSEELSKELVQTVRVAVIDGEKEVTIWEESCPQLVEEAAVCTEVQVQSSEPLPLTAAVVEEKVLGEAVKSVDASETLEPAGAHLAPEEESSTKDEGLTAQPGAVEVPTGTEARPEPGPGTAPGTASAEPDGGTSAAPEGEKTTPQRQTSEEEDGPAACQEVPAREEDLKAENDLSKLQTESSKLVQNVIQTVVGQLGGAEETAADLQTQAQPLTADGQEASSEARPHVETEGGELQASAPDGTHTVDAKEEPPLTAVEQTPSEVSEASEAVSEAPEKITAIEVESSSVHDQQLEEAALPSEEKKETARTEPVPEDCDGAGSEGRIEESLFESQEDKKGDEVDDPESHHSCSPLEDSEAPGDVSQEAPDTDGPTGKKKEGGQEVEFQEAKVHSEPEDEIQTQTRDETQKQEGEPAKSEPTGS is encoded by the coding sequence TTGGACAGAGAGAGTCTGAAGATGTGAGTGAAAGAGACTCAGAAAAAGACATGGCTGCTGGTTCCGTAGTTGTTCAGGACATCACAAAGGATGGGCAGGAGGAGATGCCTGAAACCATCGAACAGATTCCTTCTTCAGAAAGCAATTTAGAAGAGCTGATACAACCTACTGAGGCCCAGGCTAATGATGTTGGATTTAAGAAGGTGTTTAAGTTTGTCGGCTTTAAATTCACTGTAAAAAAGGATAAGACCGAGAAGTCTGACACTGTCCAGCTACTCACTGTCAAAAAAGATGAAGGTGaaggagtgggaggagcagatggGGCTGGTGACCACCAGGAGCCCAGCCAGGAGACTGGAGAAGCAACAGCCAAAGAAAGTGAACTGAAACAATCCACAGAGAAACCTGAAGAAACCCTTAAAAGTGAGCAAAGCAGCACACAAATTTCTCTTCAGGCTGAGTCTGGTCAAGCAGCAGAAGAAGGCAAAGATGAAGgcgaagaaaagcagaaagaaccCACCAAATCTCCAGACTCTCCCACTAGTCCAGTGGCCAGTGAAACAGCGTCACCCTTCAAAAAATTCTTCACTCAAGGTTGGGCCGGCTGGAGAAAAAAGACCAGTTTCAGGAAGCCTAAGGAGGATGAGCTGGAAgcttcagagaagaaaaaggagcaaGAGCCAGAAAAAGTAGACACAGAAGGACAGGAAAAGACCGAAGATTCCCCTGAGAAGTTGGCTGCCCCTGAACAGGCGCACCCACCGGAGCCCACCGACAGTGCTAACGCGGCCAGATTGTCAGCGGAATATGAAAAAGTGGAGCTGCCCTCTGAAGATCAAGTGCAGGGACCTCCTGAAGAGAAACCTGCCCCTTTAGCAACAGAAGTATTTGATGATAAAGTAGAGATTGTTGCCGAAGTCCACGTTAGCATGACAGAGAAGACCGAAGAGCAGAGAGCTGAGGTAGAAGAAGTAGTAGAGCCCTTACCATCTGAAAAAGTGGCGGAAACACCTGCTGAGGAGCTGGTGAAGACCAAAGACGTGTGCGCCCCTGGAGGGGACCACACCCGGCCAAGCGACCTAAGCCCCGATGACAAAGTGACGACTGCACACCCTGAGGGCGTCGTGAGTGAAGTGGACATGCTGTCCTCGCAAGAGAGAATAAAGGTGCAAGGAAGCcctttaaagaaactttttacTAGCACTGGCTTAAAAAAGCTTtctggaaagaaacagaaagggaaaagaggaggaggggatgaaGAGTCGGGGGAACACCATCAAGTTGCAGCAGAGTCTCCAGACAGTACAGATGAACAGAAGGGCGAGAGCTCCGCTTCATCCCCTGAGGAACCAGAGGAGATTACGTGTCTGGAGAAAGGCATCGCGGACGCCCACCAGGATGGCGAAGCTGAGGAAGGAGCTGTTTCTgatggggaaaagaagagagaaggtgtTACTCCCTGGGCGTCTTTCAAGAAGATGGTGACGCCCAAGAAACGTGTTAGGCGGCTTTCAGAGAGTGATAAAGAAGATGAATTGGATAAAGTCAAGAGTGCCACCTTGTCTTCCACGGAGAGCGCGGCCTCTGAGTTGCAGGAGGAAGcgaaaggaaatggagaagagcAGAAACCAGAAGAACCGAAGCGCAAAGTTGACACTTCGGTATCTTGGGAAGCTTTAATTTGTGTGGGATCATCcaagaaaagagcaagaaaagcaTCATCTTCTGATGATGAAGGGGAACCAAAAGCCGTGGGAGGAGACAGCCAGAAACCAGATGATgcaggaaaagacaaagaaaccgGACCAGACGCTGCCCTTGCTGGTTCCCAAGAACATGATCAAGGGCCAGGAAGCTCCTCACCTGAGCAAGCTGGAAGCCCCACCGAAGGGGAGGGAGTTTCCACCTGGGAGTCCTTTAAACGATTAGTCACTCCAAGGAAAAAATCGAAGTCAAAACTGGAAGAGAAAAGTGAAGAGTCTGTAACTGGGTCTGGTGTAGAACATTCAGCTTCAGATGCAGAACCTGGGAAAGAAGAGTCTTGGGTTTCGATTAAGAAATTCATTCCCGGACGACGGAAGAAAAGGTCCGATGGGAAACCAGAACAAACCGCTGTGGAAGACGCAGGACCAGCAGAGGTCAATGAAGAGGATTCCGATGTCCCGGCCGTGGTTCCCCTGTCCGAGTATGATGCagtagaaagggagaaaatcGAAGCCCAGCAGGCCCAAAAAAGTGAGGAGCAGCCTGAGCAGAAGGCCGCTGTTTCTGTGTCAGAGGAGCTCAGTACGGATCTGGTACGTGGGGTCACGGTGACTGTCCTTGACGGGGCAAGGGCTCTTACCAATGTGGAAGAAAGGTCGCCATCTTGGATATCCGCTTCGGTGACAGAGCCTCTTGACGAAACGGAAGATGAAGCCAAACCCCTAACCGAGGACGTGTTTGAAGGAGAAGTCCTTGCAGAGGAAACCTCTGTTACCAAACCTCTACCAGAGGGTCAAGATGCCATTGATGACACAGTCGTGAGTGAGGCGGAATTAACTTCGGAAGCTGTGACAGCCGCGGAAGCTACCGGGGCCCTTTGTGCTGAAGAAGCAGCAGAGGCATCTGGTGCTGAAGAGACCGCCGACATGGTGTCCGCTGTTTCTCAGCTAACGGACTCTCCAGACACCACAGAGGTAGCAACGCCTGTTCAGGAGGTGGAAGGTGGCGTACCACGCCTGGAAGACCAAGAGAGGCGGACTCAAGAGGTCCTGCAGGCAGTTGcagaaaaagtgagagaagaaTCACCACTGCCTGACACCAGAGGGCCAGAAGACACCACTCGGACAACGCGGGGAGTAGAAGCCGAGATACCAGAGAAGGTGGAGGAAGCGGAAGAGGATTCACAAAGGCAAGACCTGAAGAAAGAGACGGAGGTAGCGCTGGAAGAACGTGCACAAGAAACTAAACCTGAGACTTTGGCACAAGGGGAAGTAATCGTACAGGCCACCCCAGAAAGCTTGGAGAAAGTTCCTCAAGTCACAGACAGCGTGGAGTCCAGTGAGCTTAGAACCACTTGTCAAGCTGAAACCCTGGTTGGGGCAACATCAGAATCGATTCTGGAACAGGCTGTTGCCCCGGACTCAGCTGAAACCCTCACAGACAGCGAGACCAACGGGAGCACCCCAGTAGCTGATTTTGAAGCTCTCCATGTAACACAACCAGAGCAGATCCCGGGGATGCACGAAGGTCCTGAGGTTGCATCGGGCGCACCGCCCCAGGTCACAGAAGCAGAGGCAGTTCCTGCACCCGAAGAGGGGCCTCCAGCACCTTCTAGTTTCCCATCCGAAGAAGAAGATAAAGGACATTCAAAAAGGGAAGAGATTCTAGAACGCACGGACAAAGAGGTATCGGTGGAAGCTGTACCCACTCTTTCAAAGACCGACGTGATAGAAGAGGAAGGCCAGTTCGCCGATAGGGAAAGCAAAGACGAAGCTCTCGTCGACGGCCCTGATGTGACAGCGGCCCCTGAAACAACCATCAGTCAGGAAGAGACGAGTGACCTTGCCCTTCAAGATGAAGCTACTGAAGACCCCGAATTTCAGAAGAAGGAGGATGATACCGAAGTCCAGAGCCGTACACCCTCTCCCAGCCCGGTGGGGAGAGAGCTGGTAGTTCAAGtagaaaaggaggaaatagaaGCAAAGCCAACCCAAGCCACCGAAGAAGAACTTGAGCAAAAACCCACCGTGACCGTCTCTGAGGAGCTTAGCAAGGAACTGGTGCAGACAGTTAGGGTGGCCGTCATCGACGGGGAAAAGGAGGTTACCATTTGGGAAGAGAGTTGTCCCCAGCTAGTTGAAGAGGCAGCGGTATGCACAGAAGTCCAAGTGCAGAGCTCTGAACCGTTACCTCTAACAGCCGCAGTGGTGGAGGAGAAGGTCTTGGGAGAAGCTGTCAAGAGTGTAGACGCCAGTGAGACCCTGGAACCTGCGGGCGCACATTTAGCCCCAGAAGAAGAATCCTCCACAAAGGATGAAGGCCTGACGGCCCAGCCAGGGGCGGTCGAGGTGCCCACGGGGACTGAGGCTCGGCCGGAACCTGGACCGGGAACTGCCCCGGGAACCGCATCAGCTGAGCCTGACGGAGGCACGAGCGCTGCCCCGGAAGGAGAGAAAACCACCCCCCAGAGACAGACCTCAGAGGAAGAGGACGGGCCGGCTGCTTGCCAGGAAGTCCCGGCAAGAGAGGAGGATCTAAAGGCTGAAAACGACCTTTCGAAACTTCAGACCGAGAGTAGTAAACTTGTACAGAATGTGATCCAGACAGTTGTTGGTCAGTTAGGAGGCGCGGAAGAAACAGCCGCGGACCTCCAGACCCAGGCTCAGCCGCTGACGGCGGACGGCCAGGAGGCCAGCTCGGAGGCCAGGCCGCACGTTGAGACGGAAGGAGGCGAGCTTCAGGCCTCTGCACCAGATGGAACCCACACTGTTGACGCCAAAGAAGAACCCCCACTAACCGCTGTGGAGCAGACCCCTTCTGAGGTTTCTGAAGCCTCGGAAGCTGTGAGTGAAGCTCCAGAAAAGATCACAGCCATCGAGGTAGAAAGTTCGAGCGTCCATGACCAGCAGCTTGAAGAGGCAGCTCTCCcatctgaagaaaagaaagaaacagccaGAACCGAGCCTGTCCCAGAAGATTGTGATGGTGCCGGGTCAGAAGGAAGGATAGAGGAGTCGCTCTTTGAATCCCAAGAAGATAAAAAAGGTGATGAGGTTGATGACCCTGAGAGCCACCACTCGTGCTCACCCCTGGAAGATTCTGAGGCCCCAGGAGACGTAAGCCAAGAGGCCCCGGACACGGATGGACCAACAGGCAAAAAGAAGGAAGGTGGCCAGGAAGTAGAATTCCAGGAAGCCAAAGTCCACAGCGAGCCAGAAGATGAGATTCAAACCCAAACACGGGACGAGACACAGAAACAAGAGGGAGAACCGGCCAAATCAGAACCCACAGGATCCTAA